The Gemmatimonadaceae bacterium genome segment AACTGCCGGGTACAGTATTTCCTGGACGGGATCCACATTCCGGCTCCCGCAGCCGATTTCCTCGTCCAGTTCCGGCCCCGCGACCTGGAGGGGCTCGAGGTGTACCGCGGGCCCGCGGAGGCTCCGGCGGCGTTCAGCCGGGGCGGAGCGGAGTGCGGCGTGATCGCCATCTGGACGCGCACGCCAGGCGGCAGAAAGTGAGCCGAGCCTTGCTGCTCGTCGGTTTCGCGGGAGCACTCGCGCTGGCCGCGTGCATGCCCGGCGGAGATATCACCGCGCCGCCACCTGGAACCATCATGGTGGAGATGAGAGACAACTTCTTCCAGCCTGACACGGTGAGGGTCATGCGCGGCGGGTACGTGCGCTGGACCAACCGGGGGCAAGATTTGCATTCTGTCACCTCGGAGGCGGAGTTATTGCGGAGCGAGCTGATCCCACCCACGTCGTGGTTCGAGGCGCACTTCGAGGAGCTCGGCACGTTTGAGTACGAGTGCTCGCTGCATGAGGAGATGACCGGCACGGTGATTGTCCAGTAACGACGATCGCGGAGGGATAGGCATCATAGGGGCATGACGTCTGCGTTCGCCGTTCTTGTGCTTGCCCCATGGGTAGTTGAAGCGGAATGGCGTTCTCCGCTGGAAGTGTACACACTCTGTTTTACGAGTAACGGAGTTTCCACTTCCAGACAGGAGAGCACCGATGGAGAGATATATCGGGTTGGACGTGCATGCTGCAAGCTGCACGTTGGGAGTGCTGAGCCAGAGCGGCAAGCGGGTGGGGACACATGTGGTGGAGACGAGCGCCAAGTCGCTGATCGCGCTGCTGGATACGATTCCGGGACGCAAGCATGTGTGCCTGGAGGAAGGTACGATGGCGGGTTGGCTGTACGAGGTGTTGTCGCCGCATGTGGAGGAAGTGGTAGTGGCGGGAGTGGAAGAGAGCAGGGGTCCCAAGAGCGACAAGCTGGATGCATTTGGTCGAGCGGAGGAGTTGCGGATCGGTGCTGTGAGGAAGCGGGTGTACAAGGAGCGCGGGTCATTTGCGGCACTGGGCTACAGGGCCAAAGTGCACGACAAGGTGATGCGAGACTCGGTTCGGGTGATGGCCCGGATTACGAGTCTCATGCGATCGCGAGGAGTGCGGGTACCGCACGCCGGCGTGTATTCGGAAAGTGGGCGGAAGAAGTGGAT includes the following:
- a CDS encoding cupredoxin domain-containing protein, producing the protein MSRALLLVGFAGALALAACMPGGDITAPPPGTIMVEMRDNFFQPDTVRVMRGGYVRWTNRGQDLHSVTSEAELLRSELIPPTSWFEAHFEELGTFEYECSLHEEMTGTVIVQ